The genomic DNA ACCCTCAGAACAGTCTAGAGTCAAACTCCATCAAATTACCTAAaccccaggctcagtgagatgCTGTTCTGATGGAGACGGGGAAGGCACTTAAGTTCTTTAAAGATTACTGTGGGATTTATCTTCAGGAAGCAGAATTACATACAACTTAGAGAAAATTTTAGACATTACCAAACAGACATGCCCTTCTAATTTCAAATCTCCTTATGGCATATCAAAGGAAAAGCCCCAACTGCTTTATCCATATTGACTGGAATAGTTTTCTCAGTAGTAACTTAGTTTAGTtcaatttcagattttttttcatggtaaGAATTATCAAAAGAAATTATTGGCTTCCCATTCTCAGCACTGTGTACAGTCTGTAGGtcacaggccacagagaaactcaAACACCAGTCTACACATCTGCATGTCTACATAggacggtggttctcaaccttccgaatgctgcgaccccaaccataacattacttcactgctacttcataactgtaagtatGCTATTGTTATGAACTGGAATGTAGACACTTGGTATGCAGggtgtctgatatgtgacccacagcgtgagaaccactgatctaagaaCTCAGTCTTCCACTTGCTTACTAGACTAGTACTGGTTCTCGGCTGTGACTTATCCTGCAGCCTAAGTGCTACAGGAAAAGGCAATCTGTTACAGCTCTGATAAGTGGGGGTTCCGGGCATCAGCCAGAGGTGGTAAGGAACATGTCACCTAACCCGTCCTGCTTTCCCAAATGGAATCAGAGCCCCTGCAGTGGAGACAAGAGGGAAAACCCAGAAAGAAGTGTTCCTGATTCTTATGCAGGGTCAGAATTGGGGCTGGAAAGTAAAAGGAGGGAAAAGCACTGCGGACCCTGGTGAGCAATCAGACGCACACAcggatggatacacacacacagatgcacacatagacacgtgcaaatgcacagccacacacacacacacgcacacacgcacacacacgcacacacacacacctttgaacTGTTGCTAGCACACTAACAAACATGTACATTACAGGTAAGAAAACTTACAGTCAATGTGAATCAACAGTTAATCCTTCCTGGGATTAAAATAGACTGGACAAAACACAGTCACTCAGCCAAGGAGAAGAAACTATTTTCACTTACACAAGATTGATTAATCCGAGTATGCCCATGCCTCTGAAGTCTGTTTTGGGATCATCACCTTGGAAACCAATGTCTGCCCACTGCTTGGAGATGCGGGCCTTCAACTTTTTCGTGGGCATCAGAAGAGTCCAGAGCTacacaaacatgtttttgtgttacACATAATTGTGATGCTCTTGGTTTATTGCGACATTTTCCTACTCTTAGTTTATCTAATTCATAACTAAATACTTTCAGTTCAACAATTTTGATAGGCACATTCTAAGAGCAACAAGGACAGTAATTAAAATGTAGTgtattgggggctggagggatggctcagaggttaagaacactgtctgctcttcccaaggtcctgagttcaattcccagaaaccacatggtggctcacaacaatctatattggaatctgatgtcctcttctggcatgcaggtgcacatgcagctAGAGCtcttatacattaaataaataaataaatcactttaaaaaaaaaaaaaaagtagtgtatCTATTCCAACCAGAATGACTGTTGTGAAGAATcggttttttaaagtaaaatccaCAGAAATCTAGAGTAGTGACCTGTTTGTGTTTACTAGCCAATATTTGTATATTAGACTTAAATTGCTTGAGAATAAAAATCTTGGGCAAATGGACCAATCCATATTCAGTTTGCTCTACTGTGATGCTGGGACTTTAATCTTTAatcaaaagcaagaaagaaggaaggaaagactgtTTTAAGAAGCACACCCTTAGCCCTGCTGAAGGCAGTGTGGCCTGGAGCCGAGGCTGGGCAGGAAGCAGCTCTCCCCTGGCTCCAGTGCTGCTCTCCTGAAGCAAGTCGGACCTTCTCCCCAGGCCTTGGAATCCTTTCCCTGTATGAAAGGCCACACTGCAGTCTCAGCACTTTCTCTAGGCCTCAGCTATCAccctcacacacgcacacagcaggAACAGCAGAAGGAAGGTGGTCTCTCCTTCTTCACTGTGGGAGGCCACTGTTGCAGTACGTGCTAGCTGACGCTGTGCTAGTCTCAGAAGTGATGCAGTGCTCTAAAGGGACATCTACCTCCACAGCTTCAGTGCTGCAGACGGAAAGCCCAATCTCAACTAGCAAGTTAGATAAACAGGCTCTGAGGCCTGTGCACCCTGCTTTGAGGCTAAAGACAGTCCCTTTGGGGAACAGATAACTTATCTCAGAATTaaagaatttgtttgtttgtttatttgtttgtttaatgtacaTGAATGCTttatacctggaggccagaagagggcactagatctcattatagacagttgtgagccaccatgtgggtgcttgggaacTGAActacctctggaggagcaggcggtgctcttgacctctgagccgtctctccagcccttatctcAGAATTAACAACATTAAACTTTTacaggaatatatttttaaagatgcctATCAAGTAAAAGTTGTTGAGCACCAACCTTTCCCTATCAATGAAACCTAACACAAAGTCTCCAGGAAGCAAGCAAACAGGAGGACAGCACAGGCCTCAGGGCTGCAGCTGACTGCCTCAGCCCTGGCCGGGCGCTTACCTTGAGAAGCAGTTTCTCGTGCTGTGCATTGGCAGAATCATAGGGTTTTTTCCTCACATTTTCTACATCCTGGTAGAGCTGTTTATAGCCAGTTATCTGCAGTAAGCATGTCCTCATGCAGATTTGAAAACTGAAAGGATAAAACTATTAGTTTAAATCAGACCTCTTATCACAATAAAGCAAAGCCTGTGGTTCACACATCTGTTAGGAAGTGGTTTTGGCTTTCAATTTAATAAGATGCACTGAAGGCCGTGCAGAGAATCACTCAAGACTATGACAGAACAGGCTCTAGACAGCATGAAAGCTCACTGACTCCATTACAATAACTCACTCACATGGTTTCTCTGAGCTGCCCACACATCTCCAAACCTTTACTGCCACACAGCTACACCTCTAATATTTGAAGTGTATACAAAACAGCCTATGACAAGTTGCCTCAGTTTTTCCGAATGCAATAACTTTTTCCCTGGAGCAACATGCTTTTTACAGTGACTCTAGTGGCCACACACTAACCTTTAGTTCCAATTCCAATCCATCAACCTTTTAGAACCCTCAGGCTCCACCCTGTCTATGAAGTGCCCTCACACTCTCTGCATGGCACTGACCCCCTGCTGGGTTTGTGTCCTTGATGCCTCTTACCCCAAGGGTTCATTTCCTAACTGCCGTCAAATCCCCAAAGCCACCCTCCACCTCCCTTACATAGGTGTCTACTAACGGCGCTCATCACAACACAGAAGACAGCTAGTCTTTCACTGTACCACTGGCCTTCAGCGTGCCCATCACCTGTCTAGCCCGCTACCTGGTGACTCTTGTAGAACAAGAATACACTGCCTGCAGACAGCCCCGGCGCAGCCTGTTCCTCTAAGGCCTCGGCTGAACACGTGACACACACTGAGGGTTTGAGGAGGGCCTGGCTTGAAGAGGACGCAGACACCAGAATCTGAAGGGCAGGACGGACAGTAGCCAATGCTATTTAACCGTGGGAGAATAGTGGAGGGCCTGGCTGGGTTAGCCCTGTGTGTTTACCAGCACTCTGGACTTCAATGTTTACGGGGTGACAGGGCTGGGCTGCATCACCCACAAGCCTTCCCCACTACTGTCCAACAGTGCAGGGCTCTGCCCAGCAGGCTCCAGCCTGTCACAGAGGAGCGGCACACACACCTGGTGTCTTTCTCGGGGCAGATGTTCTTCTCCTTCATTATGTCCACTACGTATCTGTCCAGCTCGCTCTCGGCAGCCTGTGTTGCATTCCGTAGGACCTAGTTATCAACCAACAGCAGGATGAGAGAAGTGCCTCAGGTTGATCAGAAGTCTGTTTTGAGGCATTTAATCAACTTTACAAAGAAGatattaaaatgcaaaaagaaatcacatttgCTTTAGATCTCTCTGAGAGCTGGCTTGAAGAGGACACAGACACCAAAATTTGACAGTCAGGAAGGACAGTTGCCAAAGGAGCCTCAGGAGAGTAACAGACGATGCTGGGTGGAGGCGCTGGCTGTGTAGTTACCAGCACTCCAGCCCTCAGTGCTCACGgggggtgtatgtgtggtttCTAAAAGCCTCCTGTCCACATTCCTAAAAGCAACCCTAATAAAACTCATCGGGTGAAAACCAAATAGCCAAGTCATGAAAGGAAGGGGACATAGGAAGGAGACCAACATGCACAGGAGGGAGAGGACAGTAAGGGAGCGCATGGCACACAACACTGCATGTATCTATGCATTGTCAAAAAAAGAtgctaaatttttttaattaattttaaaaagaggatagCAGCAGGCTCTAAGAACTATTGCCCATCCCCATCCTGCCCTCCCACTCCACACATCcagttctccagcccccacattccCCACACTCAGgtctccagccccaaacatccagttctccagccccccacacccagttctccagccccccacacccagttctccagcccccacattccCCACACTCAggtctccagcccccacatccagttctccagctccccacacccagttctccagccccccacacccAGTTCTCCAGTCCCCACACCCAggtctccagcccccacatccaggtctccagccccaaacatccagttctccagcccccacacccaGGTCTCCAGCCCCCCCACATCCAGgtctccagccccaaacatccagttctccagccccccacacccagttctccagcccccacacccagttctccagcccccacacccaggtctccagccccccacacccAAGTCTCCAGTCCCCCAAACATCCAggtctccagcccccacatccagGTCTCCCCTTGCTGGCAGTTTCTCTTCCCACAATGCACTGAGTGAACACATTAAGAAGGTGACCTTCTGTCTGGCCTGTCTGATaatgtcctctgtcctctctctgtctagGAGGCCTTGTTGAATATGTCCTTTAAGTTGGTTCTATTAGAATATCAGTTAAGCTATGCCAGAACACCCCCTTCTCTTTCTGCATAAGTTTATAAACAAGCTTGTCAGTGTCTTCAAAACAGACCCACTGAAATTTTGGTTAAAACGTCACAAACTCAAAGGTCAACTTTGGAATTAATGTTTTAATGAATCTTTTAATTGGTGAGAATTCCTCCACAGGTCTTAGTGCTAAAGACTCACTGCTTCACTAAACACTTCTGGCTGCTGTGGTAGGCTGCACTGCTGTGGTAGGCTGCACTGCTGTGGTAGGTGGCACTGCTATGGTAGGTGGCACTGCTATGGTAGGTGGCACTGCTCGCCCCTGGTGCCAGACTGTTTAGTCCCCTCTTCATGCACAGCAGCAGCCTCTGGGCACCCCAGGACTGACTGTGTACGTTCCCAGACTGCACCTCTGTTAATAAAGACAGTTCTTCTGGCCAACTCTGCTCTGAGGTTTTTCTATGCTGACTGGGATCCCCAGGATCTCCAGGGCAATGCTGAATAGAAGCAGAGAAACTAAATGTTCCCACCTAACTGTGGCAAAGTGTTCAACATTGAAATGTTTTCTGTCATGCCAGCTGCAGATTGACCATGGTGGCCTTTAACAGGGTGAGGGAGTTTTTGCTTTTCTACTTGGGAGAGAgtttttatcttcttcttcttttttttttttttttttttaatttaaaatggggTTTTCCAACAAAGTCAGAAAACCTGCTAGACAAATTCAAaaaggagctgtaacacttggGAGAGAGTTTTTTAATCATGAGCAGATTTTCCAGGCTCTATCAAACTGATCATGTTTTTCTGACTCTGTTAATATGGTAATAAGTTATACTCTCTGATTATAAACTTCAATCATAATATATTATCCTTTTTATGTGTTACTTATGGTCCCTCTCCAAGGCACATGGCAGAAGGCTGCAGGATTGAAgactggaggagagaggaaggaggctgcaCCTTCGTGGGTCAATGGAGGAGCAGCGCATGGCGGGCGTGGATGGAGATTCagtccagatgaagaacactagcAAGTATTCGGGATtctggatgggaggtagcttgatagaagttattagaaacagatggcatgggattggggcaggcaTCCCATACAGGAAGTAGTTTACAGGATTAAtgtttgccctgccccaggttaacgaaggctattttaaaatacagcaggtgtctgtgtcttgattgattgctagcagattttactgaagtaataataattataggtctgATAATAAACAATTGTTAGGCCCGTACTGATAATTTATAAACAACAGTTACTAGGATCAATTTGCTGATGTTTTGTAAGGATTCTTGCATCACACTCATAAAGGGTACTGAgttgtatttttcatttatatgtctTTGGTTTTAGTCTgtcctcaaaaaaaacaaacaaaaaaaaaaaaaacaaaaaagaattccttccaggtgtggtggcacacatcattaatcccagcatttggaaaacaGACACAagtagatctctgcgagttcgagaccagcctctacagagtgagtccaggatagccagggctatttcacagagaaaccctgtctcagtaaacaaCACTAGGAGGCAGAATCATATCCtcagttctgtttttgttttttaattatgattcatattttacattttgaccAAATGCAAACACTTAGGTATATGGATATCTAAAATACAGATGCTCACACAGATAACCGAACTAAAAATGTCATAAACTAATATACAGCAGTAATTGTTATATAGAAAACACTGTGATCTTACAGATAATTTTAGCTGGTTGATTCTTGGATTTTCCACTTAACACAACAGCAAGAGCTGTGGCTAAGTGTGGCAGCCTGGCGTGCTGGTCCTGACTTTACATCCCTTTGCATTGCCTAATGTGGCTTTGGGGGTACAGAATGTATGTGAGCACCCTTTGCCTTGCATGCGGCCTTGCATGGATGCAAATGGAGTCGACAGAGTCTGTCAGGCCTCCAGTGACTCACTTTGAATCATTCATTCCCTCATTGACCACTGAAACCCGCACCTGTGACCAGACATGACCAGCCCGATAAAGAGCCTTTGCAGCTGACCCacgtgtgcacaggcacacagtaACACTGCTTTACGCTCCCGAgatctgtgtttgtttcttacaCAGCAAAAGCTGACCGCTACATATTGGGACTCACTTTGGATCAAAAACTGCTTTGCTCACACAACCTACCCTGAGGACACAGTCTCGGGGAAGCCTTTTCCTAAGATACTTGTCCCCAAAAGCTACCAAAGCTACTTCAAAATATACAGATAAAACTTCAGAATAGGAATCTTCTGTTCATCAAAAGCCAGAGAATGCGAAAAATTAACTCACAGTTTCTCATAGCAAAGAAAGTAAACATCCTAAAATCGAAttcttctaaaaaacaaaatcaaaaacaaaacatgtttaggTTAGGTTTTCTAGAATTAGCACTTTAATGTGCCCTTACCTTATTCTTGGAATATGTCAAGGAATTttctgaaattgaaaaaaaaaagttaccactTGAATACATTTTCTGAATTAGCCCCAAAtcaaatagtaaaaatataatagtaatgATAAATCACTTTCACAGTTTAAGGTACAATTTCCACATGAACAACAGAACAATCACCTCAGAACCTTACAGGATAGAGAAGGGGGTAGAATGATCTCCTCCCCCAAACAAAGTACCAAGCTGGTGACAACCTAATTTTGCCAGAATGTTGTTTCTACACCGACCGCAGACTGCCAGAGTGAGAGTGTTTGCCGGCAGCTCAGATCTCAGAAATCCATCTGGAGACTGTGTTCTCCGCTACAGTCTCCTCATCATCGGCCCGAGCGAGGGGCCAGAAAGTGAAGAGCATAGAAGCCAGGAGCAAagaccaggctgcctggcctggccgaCGACGCTCTTCATACCAGGCCATGAGCGAGCTGCCTCTGCACTCCTGGCTTCTGTTCCAACAATGATGACATTTGTACTGgtctttaaaaacaatgtttctgGTATACTGAGAATGTTCTCCTTTTGAGAAttgtaagaaaaatacattttgccTCAAAGTAAAGGCCTGACTGTGCTGTTCTCCATACTGTGATGAGCCAACCAGCACAGCCCGCAGAGatctggaagaggcagaggggtGGGAATCAGCGTGGCCACAGGACGCTGCGTCATCTTTCCACTGTCATCTTGGATGCAGTCCATACCTCACTCCTTTGGCTCTAAAGGCATCAATTCCTCATTCGAGGCATTCTTAACCAACACAAAATAGGAGCTGGTTAATTCTCGATTTTCCACTTAACACAGCATCGTGAGTTATGGTTCTGCCCAAGTCTTTCTTACTATGCCTAAAAGGACTTCAAACCACAGTTCTCAACcgtctgagtttgaagtcagaacaatattttcaattaaacatCGGAAAACTGTCATATGGCAGAAATATAAGGCAAGCTAACCCGAGCCCATGTATACCATAAAAGCTTCCATagctacaaaaattaaaaagaaatgcacaCAAATTTGTATTGCTACAAATTAACAGatcaaaaatattattacttCACTGTGTCACAAATATCAGACATCTTTACACTTTTTTCATATAAAGACTTAGAGATCCAGTGTGTATCTTTATAGATACAGCAAGCTCAGTTGACAACTGCATACCTTTTGGGCTCAATAACCACGAGGCTATCGCCACGAGCCTGGACCAGGTAGGCTCTAATAATCTTTCCTAGGACCAATGAGCAGTCTGTCCACTCAGAAACAGGAGTAAGGAGTGAGGAGAAGTAAGAAAACAGCTGTTGATTCTTCTGATCATTTCATCATATATTTGTGTAAAATTTTCCAAACGGAGGAGAGGAGTAATTTCCTAGCAAACTACTGCAAATATGATCTGACGAACAACGGATACATTTTTAGGAAACCCAAAGGGCTCATTCTCTCTGGGTACATATGGGATGCCCTAAGAAAGTTTCTTCTTATATCCAATTGTTCAATGCTCAGTAGTCAGCAGTAGAGTGAAAAGGCTCAAAGGCCACAGAGCTTAAGAGAGTCAGTTGCAGGGACTTTACTCAAATCACAGCACCACTGGGTAGGCAAAAGGAATTCAATTACGTTTTACTTAATCTTTTAGTTTTTGATTTTGAATAGCATTACCTATCCGGTAGGTTCTCTGTGCACCTCCATAGGTGTCAAAAATCCGCTGCAATTCACACTTTCCAGTCATCTGCCGTAAGACCCATTTCATCCAAAATCGGAAAAAGTGCCCATAGAAAAACTCCCACAGAGAGACAAACATGTTTTCCTGGAAGAGGATAGAAAAACACGAGCTTAATGGCCTTAAACTGGACttgtaaaactgaaaaataaagtaagttgATTCAATTCCCCAAATCCCAAAGTATAGTAAAATCTACTAGTCCATTGTGTCTATTTTGGGACAGTATTAATCAAGTAAGCAAGGAAACAATATCCAGCATGTTTAAATGATGATTAACAAAACGGTCAGCTTATCTCTTGGCCAAatggtcatttttttaaaaaaaaattttttttaaagtaggggGAAACTGGCCAAATCATTTAATGGCTGAAAAGAATAATAACCGCCTTCATTCTTGCCAAAtaattctatttaatattttggCTTCCTACTTCCGGTTTTCATCCTTTGAGAGTTAGAATGAAAACAGTTCTAGGATAAAAGGACCAACCAAGCAACAATTTCAAATCTACTACACATCAGCTGTGCTTTCCCCAAGAATGAGCTCTTCCTAGCCCTGGTGGAGAGCGCGTCCCAGCTGTCCCAGTCAGCTGACTCCAACAAACGAAAAAAACGCTACAAGTGGCTTACAAACTGGAGCACACAGGTTGGAAAGCGAGCAGATGGCATCCTGACGAATtcacgattttttttttccccaggcagTAAGGAGGTGACGGGCAAAAAGCACCaagagtttttggtttttgtttttaatccagaaaaaaaaaaaaagataactccTCGTGGgtgttatggggggggggggaataactGGAGGAGGGATGCTGGGGACCTCGCCTGCCTTGCAGCCCTGGGATACACTGACACACCCTCTCCCGGCCGGGGGCCGAGGAACTGTCAAACTCGAAATCCCCGCGGGGCAGGGCACTCGGCGCCAGCGCCAGACACGCGGACCTGGATCTTTAAAATGAGTCATCCCGTCCGCGCTCGTCCGGACGACGGCGACAGAAGTGCCAGGCGCCGAGAGGCCGTCCCGCCGGCCGCGGGCCCCCAGGGCCTCGGGCACCGCGCCGTCCCGCCCCTCTCGCGCGCGGGAACGCTGCACAAAGCCCCGACGGCCCCGGCACCCTGCGGACTATCCGCGGGACACCGCCCCCCCGTGAGGCTTGCGTAGCCGCTCGCCAGCAACGCAgggtgagagaaaaataaatacagcagCCACCTCACAGGAGCGGAAGAACTAGGGGGAAGCTGGCACTGCCTCGGTTTCCCCCAAGCTGCAAACACCGGCAACGGAAACGACGCTCTACGCGGAGCAATTCCCTGCAAACACCGCGACCCGGAAGT from Acomys russatus chromosome 26, mAcoRus1.1, whole genome shotgun sequence includes the following:
- the Elmod2 gene encoding ELMO domain-containing protein 2; the encoded protein is MFVSLWEFFYGHFFRFWMKWVLRQMTGKCELQRIFDTYGGAQRTYRIENSLTYSKNKVLRNATQAAESELDRYVVDIMKEKNICPEKDTSFQICMRTCLLQITGYKQLYQDVENVRKKPYDSANAQHEKLLLKLWTLLMPTKKLKARISKQWADIGFQGDDPKTDFRGMGILGLINLVYFSENYTNEAHQILSRSNHPKLGYSYAIVGINLTEMAYSLLKSEALKLHLYNFVPGMPTMEHFHQFYCYLVYEFDKFWLEEEPESIMYFNLYREKFHERIKGLLMDYNVVLTLRT